The Anser cygnoides isolate HZ-2024a breed goose chromosome 19, Taihu_goose_T2T_genome, whole genome shotgun sequence genome contains a region encoding:
- the BTBD17 gene encoding BTB/POZ domain-containing protein 17, translating to MQRPRTKGRGRARGHRRAAVPGASGAGPARCPGLTGVPRHNALGMLDRGPGWDGLGLGAVPVVTAGPSFHQSMWRRGLGGLGGLVAYISPGGHRAPAPCRAAGRCTCEAMVRLTGARPAAARRWGYAATAFLLLLLTVQAAQRADLGGDATAATINHSLTLLQRLQELLQNGNSSDSVLRVRTAASDEAKVFHTHQLLLGLQSEVFEGLLRNQSVVTLHEPPETAALFEKFIRYLYCGGVSILLHQAIPMHQLASKYRVWGLQRGVADYMKSHLASESSQGHVVGWYHYAVRVGDTALQESCLQFLAWNLSAVLGSAEWASVSVELLLLLLERSDLVLHSELELYTAVESWLSRRQPEDAVAERVLRAIRYPMIAPSQLFRLQAQSAVLARHHGAVRDLLFQAFQFHAASPLHFAKYFDVNCSMFLPRNYLAPSWGSQWVINNPARDDRSTSFQTQLGPSSHDAGKRLTWNALFSPRWLPVSLRPVYSDSVSGAVQAARIEDGRPRLVVTPAMSSPDFAGVSFQKTVLVGVRQQGRVLVKHAYSFHQSSDEAADFLAHADLQKRTSEYLIDNSLHLHIIIKPVYHSLIKAKK from the exons ATGCAAAGACCCCGCACAAAGGGCCGTGGCCGCGCGCGGGGCCATCGCCGTGCCGCGGTGCCGGGGGCGAGCGGTGCCGGCCCCGCACGGTGCCCGGGGCTCACCGGGGTACCCCGGCACAACGCCCTGGGGATGCTGGACCGGGGGCCAGGGTGGGATGGATTGGGGCTGGGAGCCGTTCCCGTGGTAACGGCGGGTCCCAGTTTCCACCAATCGATGTGGCGGCGcgggctgggagggctgggagggctCGTGGCCTACATAAGCCCCGGCGGGCACCGCGCGCCCGCGCCGTGCCGAGCCGCCGGCAGATGCACTTGCGAAGCCATGGTGAGGCTGACGGGCGCACggcccgcggccgcccgccgcTGGGGCTACGCTGccactgccttcctcctcctcctcctcaccgtGCAAGCCG CCCAGAGAGCCGACCTCGGCGGCGACGCCACGGCTGCCACCATCAACCACTCGCTGACGCTGCtgcagcggctgcaggagctgctgcagaacgGCAACAGCAGCGACTCGGTGCTGCGGGTGCGCACGGCTGCCTCCGACGAGGCCAAGGTCTTCCACACCCACCAGCTGCTGCTCGGCCTCCAGAGCGAGGTCTTTGAGGGCCTCCTCCGCAACCAGAGCGTCGTCACCCTGCACGAGCCCCCCGAGACCGCCGCGCTCTTCGAGAAGTTCATCAG GTACCTGTACTGCGGGGGGGTCTCCATCCTGCTGCACCAGGCCATCCCCATGCACCAGCTGGCCAGCAAGTACCGGGTGTGGGGGCTGCAGCGCGGCGTGGCCGACTACATGAAGAGCCACCTGGCCAGCGAGTCGAGCCAGGGCCACGTGGTGGGCTGGTACCACTACGCCGTGCGCGTCGGGGACACGGcgctgcaggagagctgcctCCAGTTCCTGGCCTGGAACCTGTCGGCCGTGCTGGGCAGCGCCGAGTGGGCTTCGGTCAgcgtggagctgctgctgctgctgctggagcgcTCCGACCTGGTGCTGCACAGCGAGCTGGAGCTCTACACCGCCGTGGAGAGCTGGCTGAGCCGGCGGCAGCCCGAGGACGCGGTGGCCGAGCGGGTGCTGCGCGCCATCCGCTACCCCATGATCGCGCCCAGCCAGCTGTTCCGGCTGCAGGCGCAGTCGGCGGTGCTGGCGCGGCACCACGGCGCGGTGCGGGACCTGCTCTTCCAGGCCTTCCAGTTCCATGCCGCCTCCCCCCTGCACTTCGCCAAGTACTTCGACGTCAACTGCAGCATGTTCCTGCCCCGCAACTACCTCGCGCCCAGCTGGGGCTCCCAGTGGGTCATCAACAACCCGGCGCGGGACGACCGCAGCACCAGCTTCCAGACCCAGCTGGGGCCCAGCAGCCACGACGCCGGCAAGAGGCTGACCTGGAACGCGCTCTTCTCGCCGCGCTGGCTGCCCGTCAGCCTGCGCCCCGTCTACTCGGACTCGGTGTCGGGCGCCGTCCAGGCGGCGCGCATCGAGGACGGCCGCCCCCGCCTCGTCGTCACCCCGGCCATGAGCAGCCCCGACTTCGCCGGCGTCAGCTTCCAGAAGACGGTGCTGGTGGGCGTGCGGCAGCAGGGCCGCGTCTTGGTCAAGCACGCCTACAGCTTCCACCAGAGCTCGGACGAGGCGGCCGACTTCCTCGCCCACGCCGACCTGCAGAAGCGCACCTCCGAGTACCTCATCGACAACTCCCTGCACCTGCACATCATCATCAAGCCCGTCTACCACTCCCTCATCAAGGCCAAGAAGTAG
- the GPR142 gene encoding probable G-protein coupled receptor 142 has product MVPVPNSTAATWAGESARPEPERSPCMVGIFPVVYYSVLLGLGLPVNVLSAVALSRLATRTKKSSYWYLLALATSDILTQVFIIFVGFILQTAILARALPSAFTHAVTVLEFAANHASTWVTVLLTVDRYVALCHPLRYRALSYPRRTRRIIAAVFAAALATGIPFYWWLDAWRDADPPTALDRALKWAHCVTSYFLPCGIFLATNSVVIRKLKRRGRPGGRRPLLSKSTALLLAVTAVFVVLWAPRAVVMMCHLYVASVRRDWRVHLALDVANMVAMLSTTLNFFLYCFVSQTFRRAVGEVLRAHPRHGPRPANPRIPPPALKPLELLAGTAL; this is encoded by the exons ATGGTCCCGGTGCCCAACAGCACGGCGGCGACGTGGGCCGGTGAATCGGCGCGGCCAGAGCCGGAGCGGTCACCCTGCATGGTCGGCATCTTCCCCGTGGTGTACTACAGCGTCCTGCTGGGCCTGGGGCTGCcag tgAACGTGCTGAGCGCCGTGGCCCTGTCCCGCCTGGCCACGAGGACCAAGAAGTCGTCGTACTGGTACCTGCTGGCCCTGGCCACCTCCGACATCCTCACCCAGGTCTTCATCATCTTCGTGGGCTTCATCCTGCAGACGGCCATCCTGGCGCGGGCGCTGCCCAGCGCCTTCACCCACGCCGTCACCGTGCTGGAGTTCGCGGCCAACCACGCGTCCACCTGGGTCACCGTCCTGCTGACCGTGGACCGCTACGTGGCCCTGTGCCACCCGCTGCGCTACCGCGCCCTCTCCTACCCGCGGCGCACCCGCAGGATCATCGCCGCCGTCTTCGCCGCCGCACTGGCCACCGGCATCCCCTTCTACTGGTGGCTGGACGCGTGGCGCGACGCCGACCCCCCCACGGCCCTGGACAGGGCGCTCAAGTGGGCGCACTGCGTCACCAGCTACTTCTTGCCCTGCGGCATCTTCCTGGCCACCAACTCGGTCGTCATCCGCAAGCTGAAGCggcgggggcgcccggggggtCGCCGGCCCCTCCTGAGCAAGAGCACGGCGCTCCTGCTGGCCGTCACCGCCGTCTTCGTGGTGCTCTGGGCGCCCCGCGCCGTCGTCATGATGTGCCACCTCTACGTGGCCTCGGTCAGGAGGGACTGGCGCGTGCACCTGGCCTTGGACGTGGCCAACATGGTGGCCATGCTCAGCACCACCCTCAACTTCTTCCTCTACTGCTTTGTCAGCCAGACCTTCCGCCGCGCGGTGGGCGAGGTGCTCCGGGCCCacccccggcacggcccccgccccgcaAACCCCCGCATCCCACCCCCGGCCCTGAAacccctggagctgctggccgGCACGGCGCTCTGA